The Oceanispirochaeta sp. M1 genomic interval TAGACATCGTCTGAACTCTTTCTGATATATGAAAATATGAGCCCTTCCGCTGTGGAAGGGCTTTTTTGTCTTTTTTAAGCCTTTTTAGTCTTTGATATGTCGCCAGGAGCGGAACCACCCCATGGATGAATCTTTTATCTTCAGTATCTCATCAGGGGAGATCCGGGAGGTGCAGGAGTTTTCCTCAGAAGCGGCTGTTTCGGCCAGAATGTCTCCTCTTGGTCCGATAATCATGGCAGCGCCCGGTGCTGTTCCTGTTTTTCTCCCTACTCTGATCAGATTACAGCATGCCAGGAAACAGCTGTTGTCATAGGCTCTGGCAGGGAGGTATTTTTTGAAACGTGTCAGTTTTTCTACTGGAGTTTCACGGGGTGAGGCAAAGGGCATCAGGAGCAGACCGGCTCCGCTGTCGGCCAGGCGTGCACTGGATTCGGGAGAATGACTCTCTGCACATATCTGTATTCCGATACCGATTCTTATTCCCCGATGTACTTCATATTCATTTATTGCATTGGCAGGACTGCCGCTGCTGAAGCAGTTCTCTTCACTGGGCCCCAGAATTCTCTTCAAATGGCTATGCTGAATTACCCCGTTTCTGATCAGATGATGAGCTATATAGATCTTTTGATCTTTGAACAGCGGGGTTCCTACAGCCACGGTGATTTCAGGGAAGTCATGTGTACGGGCGCAGAGCTCATTCAGTGTCTGTTCTGTCTCATTTTCGAGTGCATCCAGTTCCTCGGGATTAGAGGAATATCCGGATAGACTCAACTCGGGAAAGAGGATTAGCTGGGAGTCTTTGTGTTTTTCAATCCATTTAATATGGTTTTCCAGGTTTTGTTTGTATTCTCCGAAGATGCTCTCAATATTGACAGCCGTAATTCTGAAATCATTCATATTGAAACTGAGTATATCATGTCCTTCAATTAGTGACAGTTTTACCCGATAAGGTAATATGGCAAAAATTCCCGAGCAAATCGGTAAATATAAAATACTCTCACTTCTCGGCAGTGGAGGAAGCAGTATTGTTTATCTAGGGCTTCATCCCACTCTGAAACGAAAGGTTGTACTCAAAAAACTTAATCTGAGGGGAAAAAAATCATTTTACGAGCGCTTTGTACAGGAAGCTGCGCTTATGATGGATCTCAATCACGATCATATTGTTAAAGTCTATGACCATTTTAAAGAGGGCAGCCGCCATTATATGGTTATGGAATTTGTAGAAGGTGCTTCTCTTGATCAGATTATTGAACAGAGCGGTCCTCTGCAGAGGGAGACAATCCGTTATGTTCTGAGATGTTGCTGTAAGGCACTCGGTTATATTCACAGCCGAAATATCATACATCGGGATATTAAACCCTCTAATATTTTTATTTCTTCCAAAGGAGAGGTCAAGTTGGGAGATTTCGGCATAGCCATGCTGGATAATCCTGATGAAAATGAGAGCGCAGAGGGGAATTCCATACTGGGTACTCCCTCTTATATGGCTCCCGAACAGTTTAATCCCAATGGTAAAATAACTGCCAGAACTGATATCTATGCCCTGGGGGTCAGTTATTTTGAGCTTCTTACCGGGCAGAAGCTGTTTTATGGAGAGAGTCTTGAAGAGCTTAAAAAGGCTGTTCTCGGGGGGAGACATATCCCTTTGTATTCTGTTTTAAGGGATTATGGTTTTTCAAGTTGGTGTATTATCAGACGCTCCACATTCAGAGCGGCCATATTTAGATACCGTCGGAGTGAATCAGTTCTGAGAGCACTGACCGGGTTCCGGATGAATGATTCTCTCTCAATCGAAGAGCTGTCACACAGAACCGGAGGAGCCGGTAAATCAACGGGCGGGGGGGTGACCGGAAGTCTCCAGAAAAGCTTTGATTTTGCAGATGTTATAGGGCAGAAAAGAAAGGGAGCAGCTTTTATCCCTCTGCTGGTTTTATCAATTGTTCTTGTTATCGGGCTCGGTTCTGTCGTCGTCTGGAAAACGGCAGCTCTATATAAATATATTCTCCCCCAGCGCTATGGCTCTTTTACTCTCAATATTATTGCAAAGGAACAGGGGGAATCATTCCCTTTCGAATCACTTCAGCTATACAGCGGGTCTGAAACCGAGGGGGAAGTCTTCTATAAGGAAGATTTGAAGGATTCCAGGATTTTCTATAAGAAAAGTGCTTATTACAAACTTATGATCCGCTGGGGAAATAGGGTGGAATGGCTCAGTTTTTACCTTCCCCCGCTCTCTGTTCAGGATTCAACCCGGAAAATAGAACTCCATGCACCCGCTCTTATCTCACAGCCTGTGGATTTGAGACTCTCTGTAAAAGATGCATTAACAGGAGAGCTTCTGGACTCTGATGATTCACTCTTTATTCAGAATTCCGGGGGAGACTGGATTGCCTTCAGTGACGGAAGTATGATCTTTTCCGGAGAGAGATATCATTTCAAACTTGCTGTTCCCGGTTATTATGAGCGGGATTTTACAAGGACACTGAACTTTTATGAGAATGAGCTTCTTCTGAACGAAGAACTTCTCCCCCTGCCGGGAAAATTGATAGTTCATCACAATATGGACCGTCTTGTACTTGAAGTCAATGGACATAGAAGGCTCTATGATGGAGGGGCTGAGGCTTCTGTTCACAGATTCGGAAAGCTGAATATGGAAGGGGAGAGCTGGTTGTTGGCTCCGGGTGTTTATCAGATTCAATGGTCCGGTAGATTCATTGAACAGCGGCAGAAACTGACTGTTCGTTCCGGGGAGATTGTGGTATACCGTATAACTTCGGGTAAACAGGGGCAGCCTGTTTTCGGAATGGATAGAAAAGAGATAGAGATCCCATAAAAGGGATATTGATATATTCGAAAATAAAAAATTACAGGAATAATTTATGGTTTTTAGAGAATATAGAGGCAAAGACTTTATCCCTGCCTGTGTAAATATGATTGCAGAATCTCAGAATCCCGAATTCAGAACTTGTGAAGTTTTGACACGGATAGATAACCTTATGAGGGGTGATGAACAGAGACTCCTTGAGGGTAAAGAGAAAATGAAAATGCTGAAATCATTGAGAAAAGGTCTGGAAATTGAATTAAGAGAGTATTATCTGATTAATAGAAAACAACATAACTCTACAAAAAATGTTTTTATTCTAATCGATAAAAAGATAGATGAATATTCGGTCCTGCAGGACAATACGGCCCCTTTTCCAAAAATTTATGATGCAGCCGGTAGGAGAGTATAATGGATAGCACCAAAAAGCTGATTATTCCGGAGGTGGAAGCGGATTTCACTCTGCTGGAATCAGATCCCCTAAAATTTTCTGAACTCTTTGACCAGCTGGGACGCCCGGCGTCTCTGGAGCATGCACCCTGGAAGGATTTTACAGATAAACCGGATGTCCAATTCCGCATTGCCTGGTCTGCAGATAATCTGCTGCTGAAATTTAATGTTAAAGAGAGAGAAATCCTCGGCAGTTTTACAAAGGATCTTTCAGATGTGTATAAGGACAGCTGTGTCGAGATATTTATGTCTCCAGAAGGCAGGGATTACTATTATAACTTTGAGTTTAATTGTCTGGGAGCTTGTCTGATTCAGAAAGGCACAGAACGGAATGGGCGGGAAGTTCTATCTCAGGATGTTCTGAACAGAATTATCCGTATACCCTCTCTGGGTACAGATCCTGTTCATAGCTATCATGAAGGGCTTGCTGATGAGGCGGCCTCCTGGTCACTGATGCTTGTTATACCTGCTTCTGTTTTTATTTATGAAACTATTGAGTCCTTCGGGGGAATCCGAATGGAGGGGAATCTCTATAAATGCGGAGATGAGTTGGAAACTCCCCACTATCTGTGCTGGAACAAAATCGAAACCGAAGCTCCTGATTTTCACA includes:
- a CDS encoding nitrilase-related carbon-nitrogen hydrolase — its product is MNDFRITAVNIESIFGEYKQNLENHIKWIEKHKDSQLILFPELSLSGYSSNPEELDALENETEQTLNELCARTHDFPEITVAVGTPLFKDQKIYIAHHLIRNGVIQHSHLKRILGPSEENCFSSGSPANAINEYEVHRGIRIGIGIQICAESHSPESSARLADSGAGLLLMPFASPRETPVEKLTRFKKYLPARAYDNSCFLACCNLIRVGRKTGTAPGAAMIIGPRGDILAETAASEENSCTSRISPDEILKIKDSSMGWFRSWRHIKD
- a CDS encoding serine/threonine-protein kinase; protein product: MAKIPEQIGKYKILSLLGSGGSSIVYLGLHPTLKRKVVLKKLNLRGKKSFYERFVQEAALMMDLNHDHIVKVYDHFKEGSRHYMVMEFVEGASLDQIIEQSGPLQRETIRYVLRCCCKALGYIHSRNIIHRDIKPSNIFISSKGEVKLGDFGIAMLDNPDENESAEGNSILGTPSYMAPEQFNPNGKITARTDIYALGVSYFELLTGQKLFYGESLEELKKAVLGGRHIPLYSVLRDYGFSSWCIIRRSTFRAAIFRYRRSESVLRALTGFRMNDSLSIEELSHRTGGAGKSTGGGVTGSLQKSFDFADVIGQKRKGAAFIPLLVLSIVLVIGLGSVVVWKTAALYKYILPQRYGSFTLNIIAKEQGESFPFESLQLYSGSETEGEVFYKEDLKDSRIFYKKSAYYKLMIRWGNRVEWLSFYLPPLSVQDSTRKIELHAPALISQPVDLRLSVKDALTGELLDSDDSLFIQNSGGDWIAFSDGSMIFSGERYHFKLAVPGYYERDFTRTLNFYENELLLNEELLPLPGKLIVHHNMDRLVLEVNGHRRLYDGGAEASVHRFGKLNMEGESWLLAPGVYQIQWSGRFIEQRQKLTVRSGEIVVYRITSGKQGQPVFGMDRKEIEIP
- a CDS encoding carbohydrate-binding family 9-like protein: MDSTKKLIIPEVEADFTLLESDPLKFSELFDQLGRPASLEHAPWKDFTDKPDVQFRIAWSADNLLLKFNVKEREILGSFTKDLSDVYKDSCVEIFMSPEGRDYYYNFEFNCLGACLIQKGTERNGREVLSQDVLNRIIRIPSLGTDPVHSYHEGLADEAASWSLMLVIPASVFIYETIESFGGIRMEGNLYKCGDELETPHYLCWNKIETEAPDFHRPEYFGELWFS